From one Flavobacterium sp. N502536 genomic stretch:
- a CDS encoding phenylalanine--tRNA ligase subunit alpha: MIDKIKEHIEEAKAFNDKNKESLEQFRIKYLGSKGLLKELFTEFKNIPNDQKKDFGQVINTLKSVAEEKVRVIQEELESKQEVKGVFGDLTRAAEPVIIGSRHPISIVKNQIIDIFANIGFNVSEGPEIEDDWHNFTALNLPEYHPARDMQDTFFIQTNPDVLLRTHTSSVQVRYMENHKPPIRTISPGRVFRNEAISSRSHCIFHQVEGLYIDKDVSFADLKQTLLYFTKEMFGKSKIRLRPSYFPFTEPSAEIDIYWGLKTETDYRITKGTGWLEIGGCGMVDPNVLKNCDINPDEFNGFAFGMGVERIAMLLYQIGDIRMFYENDVRFLEQFKANI; encoded by the coding sequence ATGATAGACAAGATAAAAGAACATATAGAGGAAGCCAAGGCCTTTAATGATAAAAATAAAGAATCTTTAGAGCAATTCCGTATTAAGTATTTAGGGAGTAAAGGTTTGTTGAAAGAGCTTTTTACAGAGTTCAAAAATATTCCAAATGACCAGAAAAAAGATTTCGGACAGGTAATAAATACTTTAAAATCGGTTGCCGAAGAAAAAGTAAGAGTTATTCAGGAAGAGCTGGAAAGCAAACAAGAAGTAAAAGGAGTTTTTGGTGATTTAACACGTGCGGCAGAGCCAGTAATTATTGGTTCACGTCACCCGATTTCAATCGTTAAAAATCAGATTATTGATATTTTTGCCAACATTGGATTCAATGTTTCCGAAGGTCCGGAAATCGAAGACGACTGGCATAACTTTACTGCTTTGAATTTACCGGAATACCATCCGGCGCGTGATATGCAGGATACTTTTTTCATTCAGACAAATCCTGATGTGTTGTTGCGTACGCATACATCATCTGTTCAGGTGCGTTATATGGAAAATCATAAACCGCCAATCCGTACCATTTCTCCGGGACGTGTATTTCGTAACGAAGCCATTTCGTCACGTTCACACTGTATTTTTCATCAGGTAGAAGGTTTGTACATTGACAAAGATGTTTCATTTGCTGATTTAAAACAGACTTTGCTTTATTTTACAAAAGAAATGTTCGGAAAATCTAAGATACGTTTACGTCCGTCCTACTTCCCGTTTACAGAACCAAGTGCCGAAATTGATATTTATTGGGGGCTAAAAACCGAAACCGATTACCGTATCACCAAAGGAACTGGCTGGCTGGAAATTGGTGGTTGTGGAATGGTGGATCCAAATGTTCTTAAAAACTGCGACATCAATCCGGACGAATTCAACGGTTTTGCTTTCGGAATGGGAGTAGAGCGTATTGCAATGTTGCTGTATCAAATTGGTGATATTCGTATGTTTTACGAGAATGATGTTCGTTTCTTAGAGCAGTTTAAAGCAAATATTTAG
- a CDS encoding CvpA family protein — protein sequence MSFFDIIVAALLAFSLYKGIKNGLFVEVASFISLLLGIYIALKFSSFMKELIMKHVSWNPNTIQITAFILTFILVVIGVYFLAKILTGIADFAFLGWANKLGGGFFRILKTILILSIFIALFEKINFNNTFAKKETLDHSIFYNPVKKVAAFVYPSVEKWYEEFKDIHAETSKETPKEE from the coding sequence ATGAGTTTTTTTGATATAATTGTGGCCGCTCTTTTAGCTTTTAGCTTATATAAAGGAATTAAAAACGGACTTTTTGTAGAAGTTGCTTCTTTCATTTCTTTATTGTTGGGAATTTATATTGCCCTTAAATTCTCTTCTTTTATGAAAGAGCTTATCATGAAACACGTTTCATGGAATCCGAATACGATACAAATTACCGCTTTCATTCTGACTTTCATATTAGTGGTTATAGGCGTTTACTTCTTAGCCAAAATTCTTACCGGAATTGCCGATTTTGCTTTTCTGGGATGGGCGAATAAACTGGGCGGAGGCTTTTTCAGAATTTTAAAAACCATTCTGATTCTGAGTATTTTTATCGCTCTTTTTGAGAAAATCAATTTCAACAATACTTTTGCCAAAAAAGAAACATTAGACCATTCGATTTTTTACAATCCGGTTAAAAAAGTGGCAGCTTTCGTTTACCCTTCTGTTGAAAAATGGTACGAGGAATTTAAAGACATTCATGCCGAAACGTCTAAAGAAACACCTAAGGAAGAGTAA
- a CDS encoding helix-turn-helix domain-containing protein: MLYLTGIIITFFLVVVLASKKNKTEADKILALWLFFTSFHLFLFYLHYKNDYSDFPFFLGVELPMPLVQGPFLFLYTSALTNQNRYKKFNLLHFIPFVIAFLVLTPFYNLPFDEKVTVFKNEGKGYEVLNTVLYAAILLSGIVYALLSLQKLVKHRKNINNQFSFTEKINLTWLRYLIIGSSIIWLVVIFSDDQYIFSVVVFYLIFIGYFGVKQVGIFTNQPFSENNQTLISVAEKAAVAHPSEKIKYEKSGLTATELQTIHQKLTQLMNDEKLYKNADLTLTELAQKINVHPNTLSQVINSAEQKNFYDYINSQRVEEFKKTIRLPENQKFTFLSVALECGFNSKTAFNRNFKKETGLSPSEYLK, translated from the coding sequence ATGTTGTATTTAACCGGCATTATAATCACCTTTTTTCTGGTTGTTGTACTGGCAAGCAAAAAGAACAAAACCGAGGCCGATAAGATTCTGGCACTCTGGTTGTTTTTTACCAGCTTTCATTTATTCCTGTTCTATCTTCATTACAAGAATGATTATAGCGACTTCCCCTTTTTTCTGGGAGTAGAACTTCCAATGCCTTTAGTTCAGGGACCCTTTTTATTTTTATACACTTCGGCTCTAACGAACCAAAATCGGTATAAAAAATTCAATCTTTTACACTTTATTCCTTTTGTAATTGCCTTTCTGGTATTGACTCCGTTTTACAATTTGCCTTTCGACGAAAAAGTGACTGTTTTCAAAAATGAAGGAAAAGGCTACGAGGTCCTGAATACTGTTTTGTATGCCGCAATATTACTTTCGGGAATTGTTTATGCTTTACTTTCCTTGCAGAAACTCGTAAAACACCGCAAGAACATCAACAATCAATTTTCGTTTACCGAAAAAATTAACCTGACCTGGCTGCGCTATTTAATCATCGGATCCAGCATCATTTGGCTCGTAGTCATTTTCTCTGACGATCAGTATATTTTTTCAGTTGTAGTTTTTTATTTGATTTTTATTGGGTATTTCGGTGTCAAACAAGTTGGGATTTTTACGAATCAACCCTTTTCCGAAAACAATCAAACTCTTATTTCAGTAGCAGAAAAAGCTGCTGTTGCCCATCCATCTGAAAAAATTAAATACGAAAAATCAGGTCTCACCGCCACAGAACTTCAAACCATTCATCAAAAGCTGACTCAGCTTATGAACGATGAAAAGCTCTATAAAAATGCCGACTTAACTTTAACCGAACTGGCACAGAAGATAAACGTTCATCCCAATACCCTTTCGCAGGTCATCAATTCGGCCGAACAAAAAAATTTTTACGATTACATCAACTCCCAACGTGTTGAGGAGTTTAAAAAAACAATCCGTTTACCCGAAAATCAAAAATTCACTTTCCTATCTGTCGCATTGGAATGTGGCTTTAATTCGAAAACGGCTTTCAACCGAAACTTCAAAAAAGAAACCGGGCTTTCTCCTTCTGAATATTTAAAATAA
- a CDS encoding alpha/beta fold hydrolase → MKTKVLYSAVIAVSIFFFIGCENENDIQGPGNLVPKTVDQDASIPSIFVNGTQLHAEAFGNPNNPMLVFLHGGPGSDYRNGLNVKQLANEGYYVIFYDQRGSGLSKRHDKNTYSIPLVLDDLTEVIKYYRKTSTQKIFLFGHSWGAMLAAAYVNQYPAAINGVILAEPGGLNKKLLDDYGEMSRKIKLFSEATSNLLYVDQFLTGKENQHEILDYKFGISTSFSYAKGNKEGIPGPSPFWRIGTTVLESFTDIAENDGFDFTTNLSQYKTKVLFLYGEFNQSYGLSFAQKEAAFFPNAAIAEVKGTGHEMIYFKWENVHPLVLNYLNTLK, encoded by the coding sequence ATGAAAACCAAAGTACTTTACTCAGCCGTAATCGCTGTTTCAATTTTCTTTTTTATTGGATGCGAAAATGAAAATGACATTCAGGGACCTGGAAATTTAGTTCCGAAAACCGTCGATCAGGATGCCTCTATCCCTTCTATTTTTGTAAACGGAACGCAGCTGCACGCTGAGGCTTTCGGAAATCCCAACAACCCCATGCTGGTTTTCCTGCATGGCGGGCCCGGCTCTGATTATAGAAATGGCCTGAATGTAAAACAGCTCGCCAACGAAGGCTATTATGTGATTTTCTACGATCAAAGAGGTTCCGGATTATCTAAAAGACACGACAAAAACACCTACTCTATTCCCCTTGTACTTGATGATCTTACCGAGGTCATAAAATATTACCGAAAAACCAGTACTCAAAAAATATTTCTCTTTGGACATTCCTGGGGCGCCATGCTCGCTGCGGCCTATGTCAACCAATACCCAGCTGCTATCAATGGTGTTATTCTGGCAGAACCGGGAGGTTTAAACAAAAAACTATTAGACGATTATGGCGAAATGAGCCGGAAAATAAAATTATTCTCTGAGGCCACCAGTAATTTACTGTATGTTGATCAGTTCTTGACGGGAAAAGAAAACCAGCATGAGATTCTCGATTACAAATTTGGCATTTCTACCAGTTTCTCCTATGCAAAAGGCAACAAAGAAGGCATTCCAGGCCCATCGCCTTTTTGGAGAATCGGAACAACGGTTTTAGAAAGTTTCACTGATATCGCCGAAAATGATGGTTTTGACTTTACAACAAATCTAAGTCAGTATAAAACCAAGGTTCTCTTTTTATACGGTGAGTTCAATCAATCGTACGGTTTGTCTTTTGCTCAAAAAGAAGCCGCTTTTTTTCCGAATGCCGCCATAGCCGAAGTAAAAGGAACGGGACACGAGATGATTTACTTCAAATGGGAAAATGTACATCCGCTAGTGTTGAACTATTTAAACACACTAAAATAA